The Populus nigra chromosome 14, ddPopNigr1.1, whole genome shotgun sequence genome has a segment encoding these proteins:
- the LOC133673292 gene encoding transcription factor HEC3-like, with the protein MEDQILHHDRLPFVSICPSYPLQLQQTPIPAPNQVSLPITFLSHDQIGNSTDEADQDEPEEELGAMKEMMYRIAAMQPVDIDPATIHKPKRKNVRISDDPQSVAARLRRERISEKIRILQRLVPGGRKMDTASMLDEAIRYVKFLKRQIRSLQPNHQHQPCNTNGDWQVPYCDKTLNSTTTTSSSLEPRAARRGYILDDTGDNPLRFNHEVISDQG; encoded by the coding sequence ATGGAAGATCAAATTCTTCATCATGACCGGCTTCCTTTTGTCTCAATTTGCCCTAGCTACCCTCTCCAACTACAACAAACACCAATCCCAGCTCCAAACCAAGTATCACTCCCAATTACTTTTCTTAGTCATGACCAAATAGGAAACAGCACAGATGAAGCGGATCAGGATGAGCCAGAAGAAGAACTAGGAGCAATGAAAGAAATGATGTATAGAATTGCGGCGATGCAGCCTGTGGACATAGATCCGGCCACGATTCACAAACCTAAAAGGAAAAACGTTAGGATTAGCGATGACCCTCAGAGCGTGGCAGCACGTCTCAGACGAGAAAGGATAAGTGAAAAGATTAGAATTCTTCAACGGCTTGTTCCTGGAGGAAGAAAAATGGACACTGCTTCAATGCTAGATGAAGCTATCCGTTACGTCAAGTTCTTGAAACGGCAAATCCGCTCACTCCAACCTAATCATCAGCACCAACCATGCAACACTAATGGAGATTGGCAAGTTCCATACTGCGACAAAACTCTTaattccaccaccaccacctcatcCTCCCTCGAACCTCGAGCTGCACGCCGTGGATACATTCTCGATGATACTGGGGACAATCCCTTGCGCTTTAATCACGAGGTAATAAGTGATCAGGGCTAA